A genomic region of Gossypium hirsutum isolate 1008001.06 chromosome D01, Gossypium_hirsutum_v2.1, whole genome shotgun sequence contains the following coding sequences:
- the LOC107921665 gene encoding transcription factor bHLH93 — protein MEINEEGLFEELLDVRGENWDTNPTEMSGIFSNGTWNFDDHKPSSTFLPLPFHQDYTYNFNPIYCPFVDEFSSQSNTFDTPSFPLQQQHDDQESRFLVHQLHKLDVKATCKTEPVQSPHPDNPAKKLERQPSKNLMAERRRRKRLNDRLLMLRSIVPKISKMDRTSILGDTIDYTNELLERIKSLQQEVEAGSNMDHIFKGEKPNEMIVRNTPKFEVERRNGDTRIEICCRGDPGLLLSTVSTMEASGLEIQQCVISCFNDFAMHASCSEDLEQTTLMRCEDIKKALFRNAGYGGRCV, from the exons ATGGAGATCAATGAAGAAGGTTTGTTCGAAGAATTATTAGATGTGAGAGGAGAGAATTGGGACACAAATCCAACAGAAATGAGTGGGATTTTCTCTAATGGCACCTGGAACTTTGATGATCACAAACCTTCATCTACCTTTCTTCCATTGCCATTTCACCAAGATTATACTTACAACTTCAATCCAATCTACTGTCCCTTTGTTGATGAATTCTCTTCACAAAGCAACACATTTGATACACCCTCATTCCCACTCCAACAACAACATGATGACCAAGAATCCAGATTCCTTGTACATCAACTTCACAAGTTGGATGTTAAAGCTACTTGCAAAACCGAGCCTGTTCAATCACCTCACCCTGACAATCCAGCTAAAAAGTTGGAAAGGCAGCCTTCAAAGAATCTGATGGCTGAAAGAAGGAGACGAAAAAGGCTAAACGATCGCCTTTTGATGTTAAGATCCATTGTGCCTAAGATAAGCAAG ATGGACCGTACATCCATACTTGGAGATACCATAGATTATACCAACGAACTCTTGGAGAGGATCAAAAGTTTGCAGCAAGAAGTTGAAGCAGGTTCAAACATGGATCATATTTTCAAGGGTGAAAAACCAAATGAAATGATAGTGAGAAATACACCCAAG TTTGAGGTTGAAAGAAGAAATGGGGATACAAGGATTGAGATTTGTTGCAGAGGGGATCCAGGATTGTTGTTATCAACCGTATCAACAATGGAAGCATCGGGGCTTGAGATTCAACAATGTGTCATTAGTTGTTTCAATGATTTTGCAATGCATGCTTCTTGCTCTGAG GATCTGGAACAGACAACATTAATGAGGTGTGAAGATATAAAGAAGGCATTATTTAGAAATGCTGGCTATGGTGGAAGATGTGTTTAG
- the LOC107922393 gene encoding LOW QUALITY PROTEIN: glutamyl-tRNA reductase 1, chloroplastic (The sequence of the model RefSeq protein was modified relative to this genomic sequence to represent the inferred CDS: inserted 1 base in 1 codon) — translation MAISSTFSAAKLDSLLMNYCSSSSASFSGAYFQYQQQKKVFPRPNHGNKGMVSRNGGVRCEAAEFNAALGPQKIDLSKASALSALQQLKTSAADRYTKERSNIVVIGLSVHTAPVEMREKLAIPEAEMPRAIGELCGLNHIEEAAVLSTCNRMEIYVVALSQHRGVKEVTEWMSKTSGIPVSKIYEHRFLLYNKDATQHLFEVSAGLDSLVLGEGQILAQVRQVVKAGEGVLGFGRNISGLFKHAITVGKRVRTETNIAAGAVSVSSAAVELAXMKLPESSHTTARMLVVGAGKMGKLVIKHLVAKGCTKMVVVNRSEEKVAAIREEMKGVEIIYRPFTDMLACSAEADVIFTSTASETPLFLKEHVKDLPPVSSEVGGLRLFIDISVPRNVGSCVTDVEGAQVYNVDDLKEVVAANKEDRLRKAMEAQAIITEELKQFEAWRDSLETVPTIKKLRAYADRIRLAELEKCLSKMGEDIPKKTRKAVDDLSRGIVNKLLHGPMQHLRCDGNDGRTLNEALENMNALNRMFGLESDLSLVEQKIRAKVEQSQK, via the exons ATGGCGATTTCTTCGACTTTTTCCGCTGCTAAATTGGATAGTTTGTTGATGAATTATTGTTCATCGTCTTCGGCTTCTTTTTCTGGGGCTTATTTTCAGTATCAACAACAAAAGAAGGTCTTTCCCAGGCCTAATCATGGAAATAAAGGTATGGTTTCGAGGAATGGGGGAGTTAGATGTGAAGCTGCTGAATTCAACGCCGCTTTGGGACCCCAAAAAATCGATCTTTCTAAGGCTTCTGCACTGTCAGCTCTTCAACAACTCAAGACATCTGCAGCTGACA GATATACCAAGGAAAGGAGCAACATTGTTGTCATAGGGCTCAGTGTTCACACTGCACCCGTGGAGATGCGTGAGAAACTCGCCATCCCAGAAGCAGAAATGCCACGAGCCATCGGAGAGTTATGTGGTTTGAATCATATAGAAGAGGCTGCTGTTCTTAGCACCTGCAACAGGATGGAAATATATGTTGTGGCTCTTTCCCAACATCGTGGAGTCAAAGAAGTTACGGAATGGATGTCAAAG ACTAGTGGCATCCCAGTCTCAAAGATTTATGAGCATCGATTTTTGTTGTACAACAAGGATGCTACCCAGCACCTCTTTGAAGTATCGGCTGGTCTTGATTCTCTTGTTCTTGGAGAGGGTCAAATTCTTGCACAAGTTAGACAAGTTGTCAAAGCTGGAGAAGGTGTTCTTGGCTTCGGAAGGAACATTAGTGGGTTGTTCAAGCATGCAATTACTGTGGGGAAGCGTGTTAGAACCGAGACTAATATTGCTGCAGGAGCTGTTTCTGTGAGCTCCGCTGCTGTTGAACTGG TCATGAAGCTTCCTGAATCATCACACACTACTGCTCGAATGTTGGTTGTTGGAGCTGGAAAGATGGGAAAGCTTGTGATCAAACACTTGGTGGCAAAAGGTTGCACCAAGATGGTTGTTGTTAACCGAAGTGAAGAGAAAGTTGCAGCAATTCGTGAAGAGATGAAAGGTGTTGAGATTATCTACAGACCCTTTACGGACATGCTTGCTTGTTCAGCCGAAGCTGATGTGATCTTCACTAGTACAGCATCTGAAACGCCTCTGTTTTTGAAAGAGCATGTGAAGGATCTTCCCCCAGTTAGTTCTGAAGTCGGTGGTCTGAGGCTCTTCATCGATATCTCTGTTCCACGAAACGTGGGATCCTGTGTCACAGATGTTGAAGGTGCACAAGTATACAATGTTGATGACCTGAAGGAGGTTGTAGCTGCTAATAAAGAGGACCGGCTTCGAAAAGCAATGGAAGCTCAGGCCATTATTACCGAGGAATTGAAACAGTTTGAAGCATGGAGGGATTCACTGGAAACTGTTCCTACAATAAAGAAGTTGAGAGCATATGCCGATAGAATTAGACTTGCAGAGTTAGAGAAATGCTTATCAAAGATGGGTGAAGATATCCCAAAGAAAACAAGGAAGGCAGTCGACGATCTCAGCCGTGGTATCGTCAATAAACTTCTCCACGGTCCAATGCAGCACCTGAGATGTGATGGTAATGATGGTCGAACCCTTAACGAGGCCCTTGAGAACATGAATGCGCTTAACAGAATGTTTGGGCTGGAGTCAGATTTGTCACTTGTTGAACAGAAAATTAGAGCCAAGGTAGAACAAAGCCAAAAGTAG